The following proteins are encoded in a genomic region of Pirellulales bacterium:
- a CDS encoding transposase: protein MSDGCYLLRSNLTNLDAATLWKRYIQLTEAEWAFRITKDELEIRPIWHHQEDRVKAHILVCFLAYAMWKTLAGWMRAAGLGDAPRTLLYDLEKIKSADVVLPARTQDGCLKTVRLRCVTEPDEAQAALLDRLGLRLPRRLYVAIGVNFEGHKELLGLWLNETEGAKFWLACLTDLQNRGVRDIFIVSVDGLGG, encoded by the coding sequence TTGTCCGACGGATGCTACCTGCTGCGAAGCAATCTCACGAACCTCGATGCGGCCACGTTATGGAAGCGTTACATCCAACTGACGGAAGCGGAATGGGCATTTCGGATCACCAAGGACGAGCTGGAGATCCGTCCGATCTGGCATCACCAGGAAGACCGCGTGAAGGCTCACATCCTGGTCTGCTTCCTGGCCTACGCTATGTGGAAGACATTGGCCGGCTGGATGCGGGCTGCGGGACTTGGCGATGCTCCACGCACGCTGCTTTACGATCTGGAGAAGATCAAAAGCGCCGATGTGGTGCTGCCGGCCAGGACTCAGGACGGATGTTTGAAAACGGTTCGTCTACGTTGCGTGACGGAACCTGACGAAGCGCAGGCAGCACTGCTGGATCGTTTGGGACTTCGCCTACCACGTCGCTTATACGTGGCGATCGGCGTGAATTTCGAGGGGCACAAGGAACTTCTGGGGCTGTGGCTGAACGAGACCGAGGGGGCCAAGTTCTGGCTGGCGTGCCTCACCGATCTGCAGAATCGGGGCGTGCGCGACATCTTCATCGTCTCGGTCGATGGCCTCGGCGGCT